Below is a window of Zygotorulaspora mrakii chromosome 3, complete sequence DNA.
TCAGCTTCAAGGTTCTGtacaaaatcatcatcactcGTAATTTCAGAAGCATCGGGTTCTGCTTTCACGGGCAGTTCTGCTTTCTGCTTTTCGACTTTCTGTTTTAATTCctgttcttttttctgtttaTTTGCTAGACCTGGCACGACAAGCTCTGCGTTGGCTTCCCTCTCGTCGTTCTGTCTCTTCTCCTCTTGAGGGAGCAGTGTTGGAGGTGCCACCTTTTTCCTCTTGCTTGGAGACGAATGATCATTGTCTTCTCTCCTCCTCGAGGATTTCGCTTTCGCATCCGTTTGAGCACCGCTGCCCTCgtcctcatcatcagaaAGTAGACGAACCGTCTTTGTTTTAGGTCTCTTGGAGCCAAATCTTCGCAATGCTTCGTCGATATTAAGTCTGTGTTTCAAAAGCTCATCATACAGGTCTTCCGTCAATGATATTCCTTTCTTGCCCGGCTTCATCTCACCCGTCGAAGTGTCCATGTAGTACTCCCTGATATCAATCAAATTGACATTCCTGAATTGTCTCACTGTAACACGCTTGTTCTTTCCCAGATCAAATATGGCATCTGACGGTGACATGCCCGCTGGTCCATTGCTCATGCTGTTAGAGGCATCCGCACTACCATcgaacttttttttatttctataTCTATTGTAATACGACATTTCTCAGTGCACTCTTGGACGGGTTGCCGTTGATGAACGACTGCTGTTGCCTCAATCCACTCTTGTAACTCACTTAAACGTGCTTGTCGTCTGATCGCTTGGCAAGAACATCCGCCGCTATTTACCCGGTTTCTTATTTTTGCAGTGTTTAACTTGATATACTGTTACAAGAAGAATACTAATGTCAGGATACCGCAAGAAAGATGTCTATCTGTGTGGCGGGTCTTCCCGATCTCAGAGGAAGTGCCAGCTGTTGTGTCGTGATTCTTGACGATTCAAGAGGGGCGAAACAAGAAGGGGCCCTAGAAGCTGTGCCATATCTTGGTAAAACTTTTGGTGAAGATATACAGAAGGGTGCGGTAATGTATTATAGTGGACAATCTTGACTATGTTGGACAAACTTGACTATGTCAGACTGTCACTAGCTATTACGCTTCTTGTCCTTTGTTCTGTAAGGCTGAAACGTCATTTGTATAACTCTTGATATAGCAAGAATGACATCTTTTGCCGAGTATAAAAAGAGAAGGGGCGAGAAGAACAAATTTGTGATTAAAACGTCACACAAGGCAAGCAAGACCGTTGAGGACATATTGTTCGGTATTGGAAGCTGAAAGTTAGAATGAGTTTATATTTCACGACCCTGTTTGCATTGTTGACCATTGAAATGGTTACACTCTTCATGGTGGTATTACCGTTACCGTTCAGGATAAGAAGGATAATTTATAAGGCCTATTATAAATGGTCCTCAAACACCCAGGTGAAAACTGTGTACTATATATTTGGTGGACTTGTAGGATTACTATTCATTGATTCGTGGAAGAGAGCGCAGGTGAAGGTCTCGTTATACCACCACAAGAAGTACAGTGATGGAAGCACTGATCCATCAGCTGTTACTCCAATCCAGGCATTAGCATCAAGAGCATACAATCAAAGAAATGTGTACATATCTGGTTTCATTCTCTACTTCATGGTTTGCATTCCCACTGTAATGACCATCGTAAGGAGACTCATCAAGTATCAGAATTTGATCAACgagcaaaatgaaaagcACCCTGAAGACGCTCAAAAGAAGCAGATTGTcgaaaataaagaaatcaatgaaCTGAGGGAGAAGTTGAGAGAAAAGGAGGTTTCTTTGCAAGGTTTGCAGAAGCAAGTTAAGAACTTGGAAGAGTACTTCGACAAACAAAATGCTAACGTAGTGCCTGATTCTGAAAGAGAAACcgaaaagaaagagcagTGAAGAAACAAGGAAGAGTACGAAGTAAGTCCGATAACTGTTTATATGTTTATGTTTAAGTACTATTTTGGACGCTTGCAGGATGTTCGATTCCTGAAGGCCACGTCTCATTGAGATGCTTACCAAAAATCTCTGACTGAATATGTTCGATTAGCTTTTTATCGCCAGCGCTTAATACGCCATTGCTGGCTTTAACTATAGAATAGCTGCTTAATGCAGCTTTCAGTTCATCCAAGTTGCTAACTCCGATGACTGTTGGACCGTTATTCAGCCATTCTGAAAGGGCAAACTTATTGGCTAAATCAGCTAATTCTGTATCATTTTGCTCGCAATACCTGGCAGCATTATCTGCACAAGTACG
It encodes the following:
- the SUB1 gene encoding chromatin-binding transcription coactivator SUB1 (similar to Saccharomyces cerevisiae SUB1 (YMR039C); ancestral locus Anc_2.602) — its product is MSYYNRYRNKKKFDGSADASNSMSNGPAGMSPSDAIFDLGKNKRVTVRQFRNVNLIDIREYYMDTSTGEMKPGKKGISLTEDLYDELLKHRLNIDEALRRFGSKRPKTKTVRLLSDDEDEGSGAQTDAKAKSSRRREDNDHSSPSKRKKVAPPTLLPQEEKRQNDEREANAELVVPGLANKQKKEQELKQKVEKQKAELPVKAEPDASEITSDDDFVQNLEAEMNRPDDDESEEE
- the YET2 gene encoding Yet2p (similar to Saccharomyces cerevisiae YET1 (YKL065C) and YET2 (YMR040W); ancestral locus Anc_2.603), with the protein product MSLYFTTLFALLTIEMVTLFMVVLPLPFRIRRIIYKAYYKWSSNTQVKTVYYIFGGLVGLLFIDSWKRAQVKVSLYHHKKYSDGSTDPSAVTPIQALASRAYNQRNVYISGFILYFMVCIPTVMTIVRRLIKYQNLINEQNEKHPEDAQKKQIVENKEINELREKLREKEVSLQGLQKQVKNLEEYFDKQNANVVPDSERETEKKEQ